In Nicotiana tabacum cultivar K326 chromosome 17, ASM71507v2, whole genome shotgun sequence, one DNA window encodes the following:
- the LOC142172093 gene encoding protein FAR-RED IMPAIRED RESPONSE 1-like: MGGIAPKTIITDQIQAMAIAIREVMSGTRHGLCQWHISHNAPSHLGPLKNDKGYSKLFNKCMSECDSITEFEKMWEMMLTMHNVEEQKWLKNLYNIRQIWSTTFNNDVFSVGLKATSRSESTNHVLNGLGDLSTYLHIFVTNYKKNIVNKWRLSEEHEDFKCKQGKPTPTVKGSPILTQISAVYTHKIYNMFEKEFLKEVRACFIEVQVYCDGQVSKYEVRTYNSSKSWFVELDPTTLHVTCTCNKFESMGILCAHCLLIYSSNKVCEIPKEYILRRWTKDVRKRIKNLPSQSCSMNRSSESEIIYTNSVMQTCYNLTHLRKYSVER, translated from the coding sequence ATGGGAGGTATTGCACCGAAAACTATTATAACTGATCAAATTCAAGCAATGGCAATTGCCATTAGAGAAGTGATGTCTGGCACTAGACATGGATTGTGTCAATGGCATATATCTCACAATGCCCCATCTCATTTGGGCCCACTTAAGAATGATAAAGGTTATTCTAAACTTTTTAACAAGTGTATGTCCGAATGTGATTCTATTACTGAATTTGAAAAAATGTGGGAGATGATGCTTACAATGCACAATGTAGAAGAACAAAAGTGGTTGAAGAATCTTTATAATATTCGACAGATATGGTCTACAACTTTTAATAATGATGTGTTTAGTGTTGGAttgaaagccacatctcgaagTGAATCTACTAATCATGTACTAAATGGGCTTGGAGATTTGAGCACTTATTTGCATATATTTGTGACTAATTATAAGAAAAATATAGTAAATAAGTGGCGTCTGAGTGAAGAACATGAAGACTTCAAATGTAAACAAGGTAAGCCTACTCCTACTGTTAAAGGTAGTCCAATTTTAACTCAGATTTCTGCAGTCTACACTCATAAGATTTACAACATGTTTGAGAAAGAGTTTCTCAAAGAAGTTAGGGCATGTTTTATTGAGGTACAAGTATATTGTGATGGTCAAGTGTCCAAATATGAAGTAAGAACGTATAATTCAAGTAAGAGTTGGTTTGTTGAGTTGGATCCCACAACTTTACATGTTACATGCACTTGCAATAAGTTTGAATCTATGGGTATTTTATGTGCACATTGTCTGCTGATTTATTCGTCAAATAAAGTTTGTGAAATCCCTAAGGAATATATTTTGAGAAGATGGACCAAAGATGTgaggaaaagaataaaaaatttgcCAAGTCAAAGTTGTTCTATGAATAGAAGTTCAGAATCTGAGATTATTTACACTAATAGTGTGATGCAAACTTGTTATAATCTTACTCATCTTAGAAAATATAGTGTTGAGCGTTGA
- the LOC107814532 gene encoding protein FAR1-RELATED SEQUENCE 5-like, with protein MINFKRQFPNSPFVVDRFVKEHNHEMASPKKSHLLRSTRSITKTKGLVIENKVNVGIKPTATYSYLAEVSGGTDVLGYSKKDYFNFIHELMKSKVEAGDAQSVVNEFNNRQANETLFYWDVQLDLEGSITNFFWRDGRSRIDYEIVGDVVSFDTTYRTNKYRMICAPFIGINHHWRNIIFGCAFLSDESAESFKWLFSTF; from the coding sequence ATGATAAACTTTAAGCGTCAATTTCCTAATAGTCCTTTCGTGGTGGATAGATTTGTTAAAGAGCATAATCATGAGATGGCTTCACCGAAAAAGAGTCACTTGTTAAGATCTACTCGTTCAATAACTAAAACCAAAGGGCTAGTGATTGAAAATAAGGTTAACGTTGGTATAAAGCCGACTGCAACATATTCTTACTTGGCAGAAGTTTCTGGAGGGACTGATGTTTTAGGTTATTCAAAAAaagattattttaattttatacatGAGTTGATGAAATCTAAGGTGGAAGCTGGGGATGCTCAGAGTGTTGTTAATGAATTTAATAACAGACAAGCAAATGAGACACTCTTTTATTGGGATGTTCAGCTTGATTTGGAAGGGAGTATAACTAACTTCTTTTGGAGAGATGGTCGATCTAGAATTGACTATGAGATAGTTGGTGACGTTGTGTCTTTTGATACCACATATCGAACAAATAAGTATCGTATGATTTGTGCACCATTTATTGGAATAAATCATCATTGGCGGAATATAATTTTTGGTTGTGCTTTTTTATCTGATGAGTCTGCAGAATCTTTCAAATGGTTGTTCTCTACATTTTAA